One Besnoitia besnoiti strain Bb-Ger1 chromosome VIII, whole genome shotgun sequence DNA segment encodes these proteins:
- a CDS encoding ribosomal protein RPP1 (encoded by transcript BESB_085470), with amino-acid sequence MAAIATASIPEAQKQELLCTYAALILSDDNMEVTAENIQKLVTASGNTVEPYMPTLFARALEGQNITELISNAGSCAAAAPAAAAPAAGDAPAAGAAKEEKKEEPEEEEDDMGFSLFD; translated from the exons ATGGCAGCGATTGCGACGGCTTCCATCCCCGAGGCTCAGAAGCAGGAGCTTCTCTGCACCTATGCCGCTCTCATTCTCAGCGATGACAACATGGAAGTGACGGCAGAGAACATCCAAAAGCTCGTCACTGCTTCCGGCAACACCGTCGAGCCCTACATGCCGACCCTGTTTGctcgcgcgctcgagggTCAGAATATCAC cGAGCTGATCAGCAACGCCGGctcctgcgctgctgctgcacccgcggccgccgcccccgctgcTGGCGATGCTCCGGCAGCTGGAGCTGccaaggaggagaagaaggaagagcctgaggaggaggaagacgacatgggcttctctctcttcgatTAA
- a CDS encoding cyclin domain protein, cyclin H family protein (encoded by transcript BESB_085480) translates to MPRWSLGAFMTRSHSNENLYTLDAVLNSSTSFRLHILRRQRSAVSCAVWLSAARREPSLTFADPPTISALLQGAEGVSRLQAARAARGVMAQDSGSPSPPVAEAPGDPPPGAAPARQSAFSPPWPNCSSHFRRWIFLPQQLEALRARTHDAACAALLRLRQTRKGGERATLEDVRGAYPSLKSLLDLSEYFALQLVLICKRKRIRLPVIETALVYLHRFWCKRSPLCYDIRMIIFACLLLALKAEDVARHYSLGELLGDIAELDVGEVLRLELPVCDALDFHILVLHTRGPLAALMRQIFFLSAEGGGCCSAIGTSCEMRDAPGQGEREGEKEERGAGGCLPPASESQAEDDEVRWRMPLPPALRKLQEQSEADALLMFVSSALPLLYPPGVLAVAAVLSAAQSHACAEALAAAGFTDIEKFVKRAVCAPAPQRGAAKRLPEDARRPQPVKRHKEELAPPLQMKSESSIAGEASAPREGEQEGASTQAAAGAGAGAVKDERKTILKREPELEGGSRAPRASGRVADADETEEDREIEAVWRETLAARVAHILQELHRIRDLQQRVHQQQVGESMGQILEACVDAIEQQFALGDGEAGRGSGGSRDDRKEKKKKKEKKKKKHRGDAEDLSRGDEKDGEPYTPPKDAVSDTSHVESTARKPSELQAGEGRDRIRALAGDESGEPQSDEQIATSSDVSASSSVVTAPR, encoded by the exons ATGCCTCGCTGGTCACTCGGCGCCTTCATGACGCGCTCTCACAGCAACGAGAATCTCTACACTCTCGACGCAGTGCTCAACTCCTCTACGTCATTCAGGCT ACACattctgcgtcgccagcgtTCTGCG GTTTCTTGCGCAGTGTGgctttccgcggcgcgccgcgagccgagtCTGACCTTTGCTGACCCGCCTACGATTTCGGCCCTTTTGCagggcgcagaaggcgtcTCACGTCTCcaggcggcgcgtgcggcgcgcggagtcATGGCGCAAGATTCCGGttcgccctctcctcccgTCGCGGAGGCCCCTGGCGACCCTccgccgggcgcggcgcctgcgcggcaatctgcgttttctcctccCTGGCCAAACTGCAGCAGCCACTTCCGCCGGTGGATTTTCCtcccgcagcagctggaggcgctccgcgcgcgcacgcacgacgcggcgtgtgcggcgctgctgcggctccggcagacgcggaagggaggcgagagagcgacccTCGAAgacgtgcgcggcgcctacCCCAGTCTGAAATCTCTCCTCGACCTCTCGGAGTACTTTGCGCTGCAACTCGTCCTGATTTGCAAACGCAAACGCATCAGACTGCCCGTGATCGAAACCGCCTTGGTGTATCTTCACCG GTTTTGGTGCAAGCGGAGTCCTCTGTGTTACGATATCCGCATGATCATtttcgcgtgtctcctcctcgccctcaaGGCCGAAGATGTCGCGCGCCACTACAGCCTTGGC GAGCTCCTGGGAGACATTGCAGAGTTGGACGTCGGCGAAGTTCTTCGGCTGGAGCTTCCGGTCTGCGACGCACTCGACTTCCACATTCTCGTTCTGCACACGCGGGgcccgctggcggcgctgatGCGTCAgattttcttcctctctgctgagggcggcggctgctgcagcgcgatcGGCACGTCGTGTGAGATGCGTGACGCGCCCGGacagggcgagagagagggagagaaagaagagagaggcgccggcggctgcctgccgcctgcgtctgagtcgcaggcggaggacgacgaagtcAGGTGGCGCATGCCTTTGCCGCCAGCGCTGCGGAAGCTTCAAGAGCAGAGTGAGGCAGATGCTTTGCTCATGTTTGTCtcgtcggcgctgcctctgctgtACCCTCCCGGCGTcctcgcagtcgccgcagttctctcggctgcgcagagtcacgcctgcgcagaggcccTTGCCGCGGCAGGGTTCACCGACATCGAGAAATTCGTCAAGCGCGCGGTATGCGCACCGGcaccgcagcgaggcgctgccaAGCGGCTgccagaggacgcgcggcgcccgcagcctgtCAAACGCCACAAGGAGGAACTGGCGCCCCCCCTGCAGATGAAGAGCGAGTCCTCTATTGCCGGTGAGGCTTCCGCTCCTCGCGAAGGAGAGCAGGAGGGCGCGTCGActcaggcggcagcgggcgccggcgccggagcTGTAAAggacgagaggaagacgatTTTGAAGCGCGAGCCAGAGCTCGAGGGCGGGAGCCGAGCCCCGAGGGCTAGCGGGAGGGtagcagacgccgacgagaccgaggaagacagagaaaTTGAAGCCGTGTGGCGGGAGaccctcgcggcgcgagtcGCTCACATCCTCCAAGAACTGCATCGCATACGAGACCTCCAGCAGCGGGTTCACCAGCAGCAAGTGGGAGAGTCGATGGGGCAGATTCTCGAGGCCTGCGTGGATGCCATCGAG CAGCAGTTCGCGcttggcgacggcgaggcgggacGAGGCTCGGGCGGCTCGCGAGACGACcgcaaagagaaaaagaagaaaaaggagaagaaaaagaagaagcaccgcggcgacgcggaggacctcagccgcggcgacgagaaagaCGGGGAACCTTACACGCCGCCGAAAGACGCGGTCTCGGATACGTCGCACGTCGAATCG acggcgaggaagccgagtGAGTTGCAAGCTGGAGAGGGTCGCGATAGAatccgcgccctcgcaggagacgagagcggcgagccgcagtcCGATGAACAGATCGCGACCTCCAGCGATGTCAGTGCCTCGAGTTCGGTTGTCACGGCTCCGCGGTGA